GAAAATCGATATGTCCAGGGGTATCTACAATTTGGATTTGGAATTCCCCGAAAGTGGTTTTCCAAGGAATCGTATGGAAGGTGGTGCGAATGGAGATTCCCCTTTCAATTTCTTCCTGCAGGCTATCCGATTCTGTGTTTCCGTCTTCTATCGAACCCACGGCAGAAATTTTCCCTGCTTCAAACAAAATGCGTTCGGTGAGGGTAGTTTTCCCGGAATCAATATGGGCAAATATTCCAACGGTGCGGTATTTCATAAGTATTTGATAGAATCACGAGAAAATAAAAAAGCCAGGTAGATCACCTGGCTTATTAATGATTGGAATCGAATGGTAGAGATTACCAGCGGTAGTGAGAGAAAGCCTTGTTGGCGTCTGCCATCTTTCTGATATCTTCTTTCTTCTTGATTGCAGATCCAGTGCCTTTTTGAGCTTCCATGAATTCTGCAGCCAATTTGTTCTTCATCGATTTTTCGTTTCTTCCACGGCTGTATTTGATAAGCCATCGGATTCCGAGGGCAAGTCGTCTTTCTGGACGAACTTCGATCGGAACTTGGTAAGTCACACCACCCACACGACGAGATTTTACTTCCACTTGTGGTTTCGCGTTTTCCAAAGCTTCTTGGAAAACAGCAAACGGGTCTTGGCCAGTTTTTTTAGCAATCACTTCTAAAGCTTCGTAGAACACAGATTCAGCGACACTTTTTTTACCATCTACCATTAGGCAGTTGATAAACTTAGAGATCACTTTGTCATTGTATTTAGGGTCGCCTTCGATGTGGCGCGGTTCAACTTTTCCTCTTCTTCTTGACATACCTTAACTCCGATTACGCCTTAGGACGCTTAGCGCCGTATTTTGAACGTCCTTTACGACGTTTGTCTACACCGAGTGTATCCAGTGTTCCACGAATGATATGATAACGAACCCCAGGTAAATCTTTTACCCTTCCCCCACGGATAAGAACCACGTTGTGTTCTTGGAGGTTATGGCCTTCACCAGGAATGTAAGCCGTAACTTCAATTCCAGTGGTGAGGCGAACCCTTGCTACTTTTCGAAGTGCAGAGTTCGGTTTTTTAGGAGTAAAGGTCATTACCCGTGTGCAAACTCCACGTCTTTGTGGGCATGCCTTTAGGGCAGGAGATTTAGTTCTTTTCTTTTGGGCTTCTCTTCCGATGCGGATGAGCTGGTTAATTGTAGGCATTCGATTCCTTCTTCTACTTCTCTGTCTTTAAAAAAATAATGACGTTTTCGTCCAAAATTCCAGACAGGGACATTTTGTAAACGAAAACATGATTTTGTCCCTAGAAACTTCGTGAAAAGTAACTAGAGACAAAAGCTTTGGATTTAATCCTCGTCGTCGTCTTCCGCTTCCTCTGCTTCTTCTTCCAATTCATCCTCATCCTCGTCCTCTTCGGCAACGAGACGGGTAAGTGTGGCAGCAGAAACTGGAGTTGCTTCGGAAAGTTCAGAAACTTCTTCTTCCTCTTCTTCGGTTTCGAGATCCCAATCTAAGTCCCCAGGCATTTCCTTGAAAACTTCGATGTCACGGTATTTTTTCATACCAGTTCCCGCAGGGATCATGTGACCGATGATTACGTTCTCTTTAAGACCCACTAAGTTATCTGTTTTTCCTTTGATTGCCGCATCTGTTAGAACCTTAGTGGTTTCTTGGAAGGACGCTGCAGAGAAATAAGACTCTGTATTGAGGGATGCTTTTGTGAGACCAAGAAGGACCGGAGTTCCTTGTGCAGGAGATCCCCCTTCTTTTTCTACGCGATCATTTTCTTCATCAAAAAGGAATTTATCCACTTGTTGTTGGTTTACAAACGATGTGTCCCCACTATCCGTGATGATCACCTTACGAAGCATTTGGCGAACCACAACCTCGATATGTTTATCGTTGATATGAACCCCTTGCAAACGGTAAACTTCCTGAACCTCAGAAACAAGATATTCGTGAAGAGCATTTGGTCCTTTGATCGTTAAGATATCATGTGGGTCAAAGTTTCCTTCATCCAACTGATCTCCTCGTTTCACAAAGTCACCTTGGCGGACACGGATTTGTTTTCCGATCGGGATCGCTACTTTCACTTTTTCAAGTTCTGTAGTTTCCGGAACGATGTATAAAATTCGTTTTTCTTTAACGATCTCACCCTTATCTTCGATCTTTCCATCGATTTCTGCAAGTGTGCAGGCATCTTTCGGACGACGAGCTTCGAAAAGTTCATCTACCCTTGGAAGACCACCGGTGATATCTCTTGTTTTTTCCGCAACCGATGGAATCTTGAAGATTACATCCCCTTCTCGCACTTTGTCTCCATTTTGGAATTGGAGGAGTGCATCCACGGGAACCGAGTATCCGTCAGAACCAACAACTACTTTTGGAACCAAACGATCTTTCTTTTGTTCCACAACTTTTAAAATGATATTGGATGTTTTTGGATCCACATCACGGCGAACGTTTTTACCAATTTCCAAATCTTCCCAAACAATGGTTCCAGCAGTTTCAGAAACTGCTACTTCGTTGTAAGGGTCAAACTCAGCAAGGGCTTTGTTCTCTTCTACGATTTGGCCTTCTTCTGTACGAAGGATGGTTCCGATTTTTACAGGAAGGACAAAGTCATCTCCTAAAATTCGGAGTGTGGTTCCCACAAGGGAAACCGTTCCCGCTTGGTCAGAAGTGATTCGTTGTTCTGTGGATTCACCCACTTGTGTTGCGAATACTTCCCCTTTCTCCAATCGTTGCCCATCGACAATCCGAACACTGGAAAGTGAATCGGTATTGAACTCTTGGATCAGACGATTGACGATGATGGTTCCGCGACGAGCAAATACCTTCGCTCCATTGGCGTTTGTCACCAAACGTCCATTAATGGATTTTACGAGAGATCGGTAAGGAACCTTATGTTCTTTTTCCTGAATGGTCGCAGAAGCCGCACCACCCACGTGGAAAGTTCTCATAGTAAGCTGTGTTCCCGGTTGGCCAATCGATTGTGCCGCAATGGTTCCCACTGCTTCCCCAATCTCGGCAGGAACAAGGCGAGCCATGTCCATACCGTAACACTTTGTACAGATCCCGTGACGAGACCGGCAAGTGAGTGGAGATCTTACTTTGATTTTATCATAACCAAGATTTTCGATTTGTTGGCCGATTGCTCTTGTGATGAGTGTGTCCTTCGGGAAAACCACTTTTTCAGATACTGGATCCACTAAATCTTCTGCCGTATAACGGCCGAATACGCGGTCTCCGAGAGAAACGATCACGTTCTCCCCTTCTTTTACGATTCCTAGAGTGATGTTTGTTTTGGTTCCACAGTCATCTTCAGAAACGATTACGTCCTGAGAAATATCCACAAGACGACGAGTGAGGTAACCTGCATCGGCAGTTTTTAACGCCGTATCCGCAAGACCCTTTCTCGCACCATGTGTAGAGATAAAAAATTCTAAAACACCGAGACCTTCACGGAAGTTGGAACGAATCGCAAGTTCGATGATTTCCCCAGACGGTTTCGCCATTAAACCCCGCATCCCTGCGAGCTGACGAATCTGTTGTTTGGAACCACGAGCACCGGATGCTGCCATCACGAATACTGGGTTGAACCCACCTTGGTCTTTTTCCAATTCCTTAAACATCCCGTCTGTAATCCGGTCATTGGTTTTGGTCCAAATTTCGATTACTTTTTTACGACGTTCTTCGTTAGTGATGATACCTTTACGATACTCCATATCCGCTTTTTCGACTTCTTTGTTGGCATCATTAACGAGTCCCTCTTTTTGAGGAGAAACGCGGATGTCATCAATAGAAATTGTAGGAGCAAAAAGAGTCGCATAACGGTATCCAAGTCGTTTGATTTCATCAAGCATCACAACTGTGAGACCTGGTCCAAACTTCTCGTATACGTCGGCAATGATTTTGTTTGTTTCTTTATCACCAAGGGTTCTGTTGATATAAACATACCCTTTTGGCATCACCTGGTTGAAGATAAGTCTTCCCGGTGTGGTTTCGATGATCTTTCCTTCATGGAGAACGGAGATTTTGGAGCGAATTTCGACGGTTTTCGTTTCAATGGCATACATTACCTCTTCGAGGCCGGTGAAAAATTTTCCTTCACCCTTACCGTCTTTTACTTCGGATGTGAGGTAATAAATTCCAAGAACGATATCTTGTGTCGGTCCGCAGATCGGTTGTCCATTGGCAGGATTCAAAATGTTATGTGGTGATAACATGAGCATCCAAGTTTCTAGCTGTGCTTTGGGAGCCAGCGGAACGTGGATTGCCATTTGGTCCCCGTCGAAGTCGGCGTTAAACGCATGACAGACGAGAGGATGGAGTTTGATTGCTTTTCCTTCTACAAGGACTGGTAAAAATGCTTGGATTCCGAGTCTGTGAAGTGTTGGCGCTCGGTTTAAGAGAACCGGGTGTTCTTTTACAACTGTTTCCAATACATCGAAAACTTCTTTGTCTTCTGCTTCGATTTTTTTCTTCGCAGATTTAATATTTGGTGCCAGTTCCAAATCCACAAGGCGTTTCATAATGAATGGTTTGAAAAGTTCCAAAGCCATCTTTTTAGGAAGACCCATTTGGTGGTATTTAAGCTCAGGACCCACAACAATTACGGAACGACCAGAGTAATCCACCCGTTTCCCAAGTAGGTTTTGGCGGAACCGACCTTGTTTTCCTTTGAGCATATCGGAAATCGATTTCAAAGGTCTATTTCCTTTTCCTTTCACAGTACGTTTGCGACGGCTGTTAT
The sequence above is drawn from the Leptospira sp. WS4.C2 genome and encodes:
- the rpsL gene encoding 30S ribosomal protein S12, which translates into the protein MPTINQLIRIGREAQKKRTKSPALKACPQRRGVCTRVMTFTPKKPNSALRKVARVRLTTGIEVTAYIPGEGHNLQEHNVVLIRGGRVKDLPGVRYHIIRGTLDTLGVDKRRKGRSKYGAKRPKA
- the rpoC gene encoding DNA-directed RNA polymerase subunit beta' → MRNYNSFESITIRLASPERIKEWSFGEVKKPETINYRTLKPERDGLFCEKIFGTTKDWECYCGKFKSIRYKGVVCDKCGVEVTHSKVRRERMGHIELAAPVSHIWYYRSVPSRMGLLLDMTINQLKSVLYFEKYVIIDPADSGRNRGELIDEDEYHNYLDEYGDKFIAGIGGDAIKELLARIDVDAEARVIRQKIQDKNKISDKRIFKRLEVLEAFRDSGNRPEWMVLDVVPVIPPELRPMVQLEGGRFATSDLNDLYRRVINRNNRLKRLLALKAPEIIVRNEKRMLQEAVDALFDNSRRKRTVKGKGNRPLKSISDMLKGKQGRFRQNLLGKRVDYSGRSVIVVGPELKYHQMGLPKKMALELFKPFIMKRLVDLELAPNIKSAKKKIEAEDKEVFDVLETVVKEHPVLLNRAPTLHRLGIQAFLPVLVEGKAIKLHPLVCHAFNADFDGDQMAIHVPLAPKAQLETWMLMLSPHNILNPANGQPICGPTQDIVLGIYYLTSEVKDGKGEGKFFTGLEEVMYAIETKTVEIRSKISVLHEGKIIETTPGRLIFNQVMPKGYVYINRTLGDKETNKIIADVYEKFGPGLTVVMLDEIKRLGYRYATLFAPTISIDDIRVSPQKEGLVNDANKEVEKADMEYRKGIITNEERRKKVIEIWTKTNDRITDGMFKELEKDQGGFNPVFVMAASGARGSKQQIRQLAGMRGLMAKPSGEIIELAIRSNFREGLGVLEFFISTHGARKGLADTALKTADAGYLTRRLVDISQDVIVSEDDCGTKTNITLGIVKEGENVIVSLGDRVFGRYTAEDLVDPVSEKVVFPKDTLITRAIGQQIENLGYDKIKVRSPLTCRSRHGICTKCYGMDMARLVPAEIGEAVGTIAAQSIGQPGTQLTMRTFHVGGAASATIQEKEHKVPYRSLVKSINGRLVTNANGAKVFARRGTIIVNRLIQEFNTDSLSSVRIVDGQRLEKGEVFATQVGESTEQRITSDQAGTVSLVGTTLRILGDDFVLPVKIGTILRTEEGQIVEENKALAEFDPYNEVAVSETAGTIVWEDLEIGKNVRRDVDPKTSNIILKVVEQKKDRLVPKVVVGSDGYSVPVDALLQFQNGDKVREGDVIFKIPSVAEKTRDITGGLPRVDELFEARRPKDACTLAEIDGKIEDKGEIVKEKRILYIVPETTELEKVKVAIPIGKQIRVRQGDFVKRGDQLDEGNFDPHDILTIKGPNALHEYLVSEVQEVYRLQGVHINDKHIEVVVRQMLRKVIITDSGDTSFVNQQQVDKFLFDEENDRVEKEGGSPAQGTPVLLGLTKASLNTESYFSAASFQETTKVLTDAAIKGKTDNLVGLKENVIIGHMIPAGTGMKKYRDIEVFKEMPGDLDWDLETEEEEEEVSELSEATPVSAATLTRLVAEEDEDEDELEEEAEEAEDDDED
- the rpsG gene encoding 30S ribosomal protein S7, translating into MSRRRGKVEPRHIEGDPKYNDKVISKFINCLMVDGKKSVAESVFYEALEVIAKKTGQDPFAVFQEALENAKPQVEVKSRRVGGVTYQVPIEVRPERRLALGIRWLIKYSRGRNEKSMKNKLAAEFMEAQKGTGSAIKKKEDIRKMADANKAFSHYRW